A part of Limihaloglobus sulfuriphilus genomic DNA contains:
- a CDS encoding glutathione synthase: MRIGFMVNDVSTEHAGYTTVRMAMTAHNRGHQIWFIGAGDFDYDIDDQVHARAWSVTKKKYSSTKNFLNEIQGTKAVKKRIVVDDLDVLMLRNDPSNDTGTRSWAQMAGIIFGRAAMRNGVIVLNDPNALSRAMNKMYFQMFPEEVRPRTIISRDRNEIRRFIRDEGGTAVLKPLQGSGGSGVFLISKDNFYNINQIVESVSRDGYVIAQEYLPKAAEGDTRMFLLNGMPLRHKGKYAAFCRVRAGDDIRSNIHAGGSLKRAEITEQHLRVAEIVRPKLVQDGMFLVGLDIVGDKLMEINVFSPGGLGSAQKFEKVNFNDAVIDSLERKVKYMEYYRRNFDNIEMSTL; encoded by the coding sequence ATGCGTATAGGCTTTATGGTAAACGATGTTTCAACTGAACACGCCGGATATACAACTGTCAGAATGGCGATGACGGCCCATAACAGGGGGCACCAGATATGGTTCATAGGCGCCGGAGACTTTGACTATGACATTGACGACCAGGTTCATGCCCGCGCTTGGTCTGTAACGAAGAAAAAATACAGTTCCACAAAGAATTTTCTAAACGAAATCCAGGGAACAAAAGCTGTAAAAAAACGCATTGTAGTTGACGACCTCGATGTACTGATGCTCAGAAATGACCCTTCTAATGACACGGGCACACGCTCATGGGCACAGATGGCGGGCATCATTTTCGGCAGGGCCGCGATGCGCAACGGCGTTATCGTGCTCAATGACCCCAATGCCCTTTCGAGAGCAATGAATAAAATGTACTTCCAGATGTTCCCCGAAGAAGTCCGCCCCCGCACTATTATAAGCCGCGACAGAAATGAAATAAGACGTTTCATACGAGACGAAGGCGGAACGGCTGTGCTGAAACCGCTTCAGGGCTCCGGCGGCTCGGGTGTGTTCCTTATCAGCAAGGATAATTTTTACAACATCAACCAGATAGTGGAATCGGTAAGCCGCGACGGCTATGTGATAGCACAGGAATACCTGCCCAAGGCAGCCGAGGGAGACACGCGTATGTTCCTGCTCAACGGGATGCCTTTGCGGCACAAGGGCAAATATGCAGCATTCTGCAGGGTTCGCGCCGGCGATGACATACGAAGCAATATCCACGCGGGAGGCTCTCTAAAAAGGGCCGAAATCACAGAACAGCATTTAAGAGTTGCCGAAATAGTACGGCCAAAACTCGTACAGGACGGAATGTTCCTGGTAGGTCTGGATATAGTCGGCGACAAACTCATGGAAATAAATGTATTCAGCCCCGGCGGGCTCGGCAGCGCACAGAAATTTGAGAAAGTCAATTTCAATGACGCGGTCATAGACTCACTCGAGAGAAAAGTCAAATATATGGAATATTACCGCCGCAATTTTGACAATATTGAAATGTCAACACTGTAG